In the genome of Desulfuromonas sp. DDH964, one region contains:
- the recN gene encoding DNA repair protein RecN — MLVELQIRNLAIIDQLQVQFAAGFNVLTGETGAGKSIIIDAVGLLLGDRARPELIRNGADEASVEALLDLSGQAGLQQELQQAGFDGEGELLVRRVVSRAGKNRVYVNGSLATLAQLQAFSGQLVTIYGQHEHQTLQRGETHLALLDSFAGHGPLLLDYATHYAAHRQLQQRLDGLEAAERDRQQRLEVLAFQQREIAAVAPVPGEDEELAAERLLLQHAERLATTASGGFETLYGGEAAVCGELARVAADLEGLAAIDPLLGSLGESLRSAQYSVEDCAAQLRDYRRRIEFEPQRQEEVESRLAQLSPLKRKYGPTIAAVLEHRDQVERELAELGDLAATREELMRQLDAAAAALRQSGKQLSCARSAAAARLSQAVEAELADLALAKARFVVQLFPLAAPGSQGLERVEFYLAPNPGEEPKPLARIASGGELSRIMLALRRAAPMAEGVQTLIFDEVDAGVGGAAATAVGEKLRKVARGLQVLCITHLPQVAAFADHHFRVEKSEVEGRTVTTILPLDDTARVGEMARMLGGARVTERTLEHARELIGQSCRA; from the coding sequence ATGCTCGTCGAACTGCAGATCCGCAATCTCGCCATCATCGACCAGCTACAGGTCCAGTTTGCCGCCGGGTTCAACGTCCTGACCGGCGAGACCGGCGCTGGCAAGTCGATCATTATCGATGCGGTCGGTCTGCTGCTCGGTGACCGGGCGCGGCCGGAACTGATTCGCAACGGCGCCGATGAGGCGAGTGTCGAGGCCCTGCTCGATCTCTCCGGGCAGGCCGGGCTGCAGCAGGAATTGCAGCAGGCCGGGTTCGACGGCGAGGGGGAGCTGCTGGTGCGACGGGTCGTCTCCCGCGCCGGCAAAAACCGGGTTTACGTCAACGGCTCGCTGGCCACGCTGGCCCAGTTGCAGGCCTTCAGCGGACAGCTGGTGACGATCTACGGTCAGCACGAGCACCAGACCCTGCAGCGGGGCGAGACCCACCTCGCCCTGCTGGACAGCTTCGCCGGCCACGGGCCGCTTCTTCTCGATTATGCCACCCACTATGCAGCGCATCGCCAGCTGCAGCAGCGGCTGGACGGGCTGGAGGCCGCGGAGCGGGACCGGCAGCAACGGCTGGAGGTGCTCGCATTCCAGCAGCGGGAGATCGCCGCCGTCGCGCCCGTTCCCGGGGAGGACGAGGAACTGGCCGCCGAACGGCTCCTGCTGCAGCATGCCGAACGGCTGGCCACCACCGCCAGCGGCGGTTTCGAGACCCTCTACGGTGGCGAAGCCGCCGTTTGCGGCGAACTGGCGCGAGTGGCGGCGGACCTTGAAGGTCTGGCCGCGATCGATCCTTTGCTCGGCAGTCTGGGCGAATCGCTGCGCAGCGCCCAGTACAGCGTTGAGGACTGCGCCGCGCAGCTGCGGGACTACCGGCGGCGCATCGAGTTCGAGCCGCAGCGGCAGGAGGAGGTCGAGAGCCGCCTCGCCCAGCTCAGCCCGCTCAAGCGCAAGTATGGGCCAACCATCGCCGCGGTCCTGGAGCATCGTGATCAGGTCGAGCGGGAACTTGCTGAACTCGGTGACCTTGCTGCCACCCGGGAGGAGCTGATGCGGCAGCTCGATGCCGCCGCGGCGGCCTTGCGCCAGTCGGGGAAACAGTTGAGCTGTGCCCGCAGTGCCGCCGCAGCGCGCCTGAGCCAGGCGGTCGAGGCGGAACTGGCCGACCTCGCCCTGGCCAAAGCGCGGTTTGTGGTCCAGCTTTTCCCCTTGGCAGCGCCTGGTAGCCAGGGGCTCGAGCGGGTCGAGTTTTATCTCGCGCCCAATCCCGGTGAGGAGCCGAAGCCCCTGGCGCGCATTGCCTCGGGCGGGGAGTTGTCCCGGATCATGCTGGCGCTGCGGCGGGCCGCACCGATGGCCGAAGGGGTGCAAACGCTGATCTTCGACGAGGTCGATGCCGGCGTTGGCGGCGCGGCGGCGACCGCTGTCGGCGAAAAGCTGCGCAAGGTGGCCCGGGGGTTGCAGGTGCTCTGTATTACCCATCTCCCCCAAGTGGCGGCCTTTGCCGATCACCATTTCCGGGTTGAAAAGAGTGAGGTCGAGGGGCGGACAGTGACGACTATCCTCCCCCTGGACGACACCGCGCGGGTCGGGGAAATGGCCCGGATGCTCGGCGGGGCACGGGTTACCGAGCGGACCCTGGAGCACGCCCGGGAATTGATCGGCCAGTCGTGCCGAGCCTGA
- a CDS encoding NAD(+)/NADH kinase: MQQVGIYAKKQHPDAVVFGREVMEWLLSRGLEVLLEEDLAQSLGVTRDYADNEIPQRADLIVVLGGDGTLISVARHVGAQMKPILGVNLGSLGFLTEITRDETFATLERVLQGDFRVSRRLMLDVVVRRQGDEIARYAVLNDAVINKGALARIIDMAVWVDDVYLTTFKADGLIVATPTGSTAYNLAAGGPIIDPGVACLVISPICPHMLSNRPLIVSSEAVIRIEVKFQDQHVVLTADGQVGMQLQGGDLVELRQARERTLLIQSPTRDYFEVLRTKLRWGER; the protein is encoded by the coding sequence ATGCAGCAGGTCGGTATCTATGCAAAAAAACAGCACCCGGACGCTGTCGTCTTTGGCCGCGAGGTGATGGAGTGGCTGCTATCCCGGGGGCTTGAGGTTCTCCTGGAGGAGGATCTGGCCCAGAGCCTGGGGGTGACCCGCGATTATGCCGACAATGAGATTCCGCAGCGGGCCGACCTGATCGTGGTCCTCGGCGGCGACGGCACCCTGATCTCGGTCGCCCGCCACGTCGGTGCCCAGATGAAGCCGATCCTGGGGGTCAACCTCGGCAGCCTCGGTTTCTTGACCGAGATCACCCGGGATGAGACCTTCGCCACTCTCGAGCGCGTCCTGCAGGGGGATTTTCGGGTCTCCCGGCGGCTGATGCTCGATGTGGTGGTTCGCCGCCAGGGGGACGAAATTGCCCGCTACGCGGTCCTGAATGACGCCGTCATCAACAAGGGGGCCCTGGCCCGGATTATCGATATGGCGGTCTGGGTCGATGACGTCTACCTGACAACCTTCAAGGCCGACGGCCTGATCGTTGCCACGCCGACCGGGTCGACCGCCTACAACCTGGCCGCAGGCGGGCCGATTATCGACCCGGGCGTCGCCTGCCTGGTCATCTCGCCGATCTGTCCGCACATGCTGAGCAATCGGCCACTGATCGTCTCGAGCGAAGCGGTGATCCGCATTGAAGTCAAGTTCCAGGATCAGCACGTGGTTCTCACCGCCGATGGCCAGGTCGGGATGCAGCTGCAGGGGGGGGATCTGGTCGAACTGCGCCAGGCCCGGGAGCGTACCCTGCTGATTCAAAGTCCGACCCGGGATTATTTCGAGGTCTTGCGCACCAAGCTGCGCTGGGGGGAGAGATAG
- a CDS encoding replication-associated recombination protein A, with amino-acid sequence MDLFTQAASESSDAPLAERMRPRTLDEVVGQRELLGEGKLLRRLIETDQLASVIFWGPPGTGKTTLARVIAGTTKSRFVFFSAVLQGVKEVREIVARAKEEKAYHGRRTLLFVDEIHRFNKAQQDAFLPFVESGDIILIGATTENPSFEINSALLSRSRVFVLEPLAPEEILLLLQRALTDPRGLIAKELQVADDALAFIAAQADGDARIALGALEVAAAASREERIELADAQQALQKKALLYDKGGEEHYNVISAFIKSLRGSDPDAALYWLARMLEAGEDPLFIVRRMVVFASEDVGNADPRALQIALAVQQAVHFVGLPEARINLAQGVTYLATAPKSNASYLGIDQALAEVRKSGALPVPLHIRNAPTRLMKELGYHKGYQYAHDHAEGIAPQDHLPDALRGKRYYRPTARGYEKLIGERLAHWADLRQGRAKPDPDEKD; translated from the coding sequence ATGGACCTTTTCACCCAGGCCGCCAGCGAATCCTCCGACGCCCCGCTCGCCGAGCGGATGCGCCCGCGCACCCTCGACGAAGTCGTTGGCCAGCGCGAGCTGCTCGGCGAAGGGAAGCTGCTGCGGCGGCTGATTGAGACCGACCAGCTCGCCTCGGTGATCTTCTGGGGGCCGCCGGGGACCGGCAAGACGACCCTGGCGCGGGTCATCGCCGGCACCACCAAAAGCCGCTTCGTCTTCTTCTCCGCCGTCCTCCAGGGAGTCAAGGAGGTGCGCGAGATCGTCGCCCGGGCGAAGGAGGAAAAGGCCTACCACGGCCGCCGCACCCTCCTCTTCGTCGACGAAATTCACCGCTTCAACAAGGCCCAGCAGGACGCCTTCCTCCCCTTCGTCGAAAGCGGCGACATCATCCTCATCGGCGCCACCACCGAAAATCCGAGCTTTGAGATCAACTCGGCGCTGCTGTCGCGCTCGCGGGTCTTCGTCCTTGAGCCCCTCGCCCCCGAGGAGATTCTCCTGCTGCTGCAACGGGCCCTGACCGACCCGCGCGGCCTCATCGCGAAAGAGCTGCAGGTCGCGGACGATGCCCTCGCCTTCATCGCCGCCCAGGCCGATGGCGACGCCCGCATCGCTCTCGGCGCCCTGGAGGTGGCGGCGGCCGCCAGCCGCGAGGAGCGCATCGAGCTGGCGGATGCCCAGCAGGCGCTGCAAAAGAAGGCCCTCCTCTACGACAAGGGGGGAGAGGAGCACTACAACGTCATTTCCGCCTTCATCAAGAGCCTGCGCGGTTCCGACCCCGACGCCGCCCTCTACTGGCTGGCGCGGATGCTAGAGGCGGGGGAAGACCCTCTCTTCATCGTGCGGCGGATGGTGGTCTTCGCTTCCGAGGATGTCGGCAACGCCGACCCGCGGGCGCTGCAGATCGCCCTGGCGGTGCAGCAGGCAGTCCACTTCGTCGGCCTGCCCGAGGCACGCATCAATCTCGCCCAGGGGGTCACCTACCTCGCCACCGCACCGAAGAGCAACGCCAGCTACCTCGGCATCGACCAGGCGCTGGCCGAGGTGCGCAAGAGCGGCGCGCTGCCGGTGCCGCTGCATATCCGCAACGCCCCGACCCGGCTGATGAAGGAGCTCGGCTACCACAAGGGGTACCAGTACGCCCATGACCATGCCGAGGGGATCGCGCCCCAGGATCATCTCCCCGACGCCCTGCGCGGCAAGCGCTACTACCGGCCGACCGCGCGGGGCTACGAGAAGCTGATCGGCGAGCGTCTCGCCCACTGGGCCGACTTGCGCCAGGGGAGAGCAAAACCCGACCCGGACGAGAAGGACTGA
- a CDS encoding monovalent cation:proton antiporter family protein has product MNDLPFLLDLLILLGLALASAWLFSHLRQSPIVGYLVTGLVIGPYGLNLVRGVHEVEAMAELGVILLLFTIGLEFSFTRMLRIKGLMLRCGATQMASTTLLVYGAARLAGIGNAAAWVLGMALALSSTALVLKLLSERGEIDAAHGRIALATLLFQDLGVILFLLLLPLLAGSDSGFTLFGLLQAGALLALLFGFSRYLLQPLLRGILRTRTPELFRLTVLTLLLGTTWITAQAGLSLALGAFLAGLALAESDYAHQVLADVIPFRDAFLAIFFISMGMLVDLHAVADHGLLIAGAFLLLTLLKIATGTLGALWARYPLRTALTAGLLLFQVGEFAFVLLRKALALELISPPLYQGTLTVIALSLLATPLLAARAEPLARRLAGRWGNGAELPDASGERTANLEGHVIIAGYGLSGRNVGRALREMRIPCIHVETNGTVVSQARTAGELIVFGDVTAAAVLEGVGIGRARALVLAINDPAAIARAVPTARGLNPDLYILVRTRFVAELEYLSSLGADEVVPDEFEASIQLSSLLLRRCGIGEGQVLKQMATLRREHYDRLRSPGKTPSNLSGYLSVLEQGQIEFQAVPDDSPCLGKSLGELAFRTRTGTMVVGIIRNERVRYSPAASLVLEPGDTLLLLGAPENVLQARELLHGHPV; this is encoded by the coding sequence ATGAACGACCTCCCCTTCCTTCTCGACCTCCTCATCCTGCTCGGCCTGGCCCTCGCCAGCGCCTGGCTCTTCAGCCACCTGCGCCAGTCGCCGATCGTCGGTTACCTGGTCACCGGCCTGGTCATCGGCCCCTACGGCCTGAACCTGGTTCGCGGGGTCCACGAGGTCGAAGCGATGGCGGAACTGGGGGTGATCCTGCTCCTCTTCACCATCGGCCTGGAATTCTCCTTTACCCGGATGCTGCGCATCAAGGGGCTGATGCTTCGCTGCGGAGCGACCCAGATGGCGTCCACCACCCTGCTGGTCTACGGCGCGGCGCGCCTGGCCGGCATCGGCAATGCCGCCGCCTGGGTCCTGGGGATGGCCCTTGCCCTCTCCTCCACCGCCCTTGTCCTCAAGCTGCTTTCGGAGCGGGGGGAGATCGATGCCGCCCACGGCCGGATCGCCCTTGCCACCCTCCTCTTCCAGGACTTGGGCGTCATTCTCTTCCTGTTGCTGCTGCCGCTGCTGGCAGGCAGCGACAGTGGCTTCACCCTGTTTGGCCTGCTCCAGGCAGGAGCGCTCCTCGCCCTCCTCTTCGGCTTTTCGCGCTACCTGCTGCAACCGCTGTTGCGGGGGATCCTCCGCACCCGGACCCCGGAACTCTTTCGCCTGACGGTGCTGACCCTCCTCCTCGGCACCACCTGGATCACCGCCCAGGCCGGGCTCTCCCTCGCCCTCGGCGCCTTCCTGGCCGGTCTCGCCCTGGCGGAATCGGACTACGCGCACCAGGTCCTGGCCGACGTCATTCCGTTTCGGGACGCCTTTCTCGCCATCTTCTTTATCTCCATGGGGATGCTGGTCGATCTGCATGCCGTGGCAGACCACGGCCTGTTGATCGCCGGCGCCTTCCTGCTGCTGACCCTGCTCAAGATCGCCACCGGGACCCTTGGCGCCCTCTGGGCCCGCTATCCGCTGCGCACCGCTCTCACCGCCGGGCTCCTCCTTTTCCAGGTCGGCGAATTCGCCTTCGTCCTGCTGCGCAAAGCCCTCGCCCTGGAGCTCATCTCGCCGCCCCTTTACCAGGGGACCCTAACCGTGATTGCCCTCTCCCTGCTCGCGACACCGCTGCTCGCCGCCCGGGCCGAGCCGTTGGCGCGGCGCCTTGCCGGCCGCTGGGGGAACGGCGCCGAGCTTCCCGACGCCAGCGGTGAGCGAACCGCCAATCTCGAAGGGCATGTCATCATCGCCGGCTATGGGCTCTCCGGGCGCAACGTCGGGCGGGCTCTGCGCGAGATGCGTATCCCTTGTATCCATGTCGAGACCAACGGCACCGTCGTCAGTCAGGCACGCACGGCAGGGGAGCTGATCGTCTTCGGCGACGTCACCGCGGCGGCGGTCCTCGAAGGAGTCGGCATCGGCCGGGCGCGGGCGCTGGTCCTCGCCATCAACGACCCCGCCGCCATCGCCCGGGCGGTGCCGACGGCGCGCGGGCTCAATCCCGATCTCTACATCCTGGTCCGAACCCGCTTCGTGGCCGAGCTTGAATATCTTTCCTCCCTCGGCGCGGACGAGGTCGTCCCGGATGAATTCGAGGCCAGCATCCAGCTCTCCAGCCTGCTGCTGCGCCGTTGCGGCATCGGCGAAGGGCAGGTCCTGAAGCAGATGGCGACCCTGCGCCGGGAACACTATGACCGGCTGCGGTCCCCCGGCAAGACGCCGAGCAACCTCTCCGGCTACCTGTCGGTGCTGGAACAGGGGCAGATCGAGTTTCAGGCGGTCCCGGACGACTCTCCTTGCCTTGGCAAGTCCCTTGGCGAGCTCGCTTTTCGCACCCGCACCGGGACCATGGTCGTCGGCATTATCCGCAACGAGCGGGTCCGCTACAGCCCGGCAGCCAGCCTGGTCCTCGAACCGGGGGACACCCTGCTCCTCCTCGGCGCTCCCGAGAACGTGCTGCAAGCGCGGGAGCTGCTGCACGGGCATCCGGTATAA
- a CDS encoding NifU family protein — protein MREEVQKVLEMVRPALQADGGDVELVDISADGVVSVKLKGACGSCPMSTMTLKMGIEKTLREKIPAVKSVVQV, from the coding sequence ATGCGTGAAGAAGTTCAGAAAGTTCTCGAAATGGTACGCCCGGCGTTGCAGGCCGACGGGGGCGATGTCGAACTGGTCGATATCAGTGCGGACGGTGTGGTCAGCGTGAAATTGAAGGGCGCCTGCGGTTCCTGCCCGATGTCGACCATGACCCTCAAGATGGGGATTGAAAAGACCCTGCGGGAAAAAATTCCCGCCGTCAAGTCGGTGGTACAGGTCTGA
- a CDS encoding class I SAM-dependent methyltransferase — MTETNGDQRQADLATFLRRRIDAAGGIPFAEFMEHCLYHPDWGYYMVPRSRIGKEGDFFTSSSVHALFGRLLARQLRQCLELLGGGPLTLAEQGAGEGHLALDILDALRELAPDLYHSLRYRIVELSPDNRRRQADSLAAHRQVVDWCSLADLAGMEGVFLSNELVDAFPVHLVEKRDGELREVFVVRTDEGFGEELRPLSSPSLAAHFEWLGVAPVEGNRAEVNLAAPRWLRQVAQLLRRGFVLTIDYGYPAAELYAPFRRQGTLLAYHRHQASDDLYRLVGQQDLTSHVDFTSLQQAGTEGGLTTLYFGEQYRFLMSLGFVEELIALQAREEDPRRAQALRMTLKNLILPEGGMGETFKVLLQGRGVGTPELLCARRLRDLPLPSL; from the coding sequence ATCACCCGGACTGGGGTTATTACATGGTCCCCCGGTCGCGAATCGGCAAGGAGGGAGACTTTTTTACCAGCTCCAGTGTTCATGCCCTCTTCGGGCGCCTGCTCGCCCGCCAGCTCCGGCAGTGCCTCGAACTGCTCGGCGGCGGCCCGCTGACGCTTGCCGAGCAGGGCGCCGGGGAGGGTCATCTCGCCCTCGATATCCTCGATGCGCTGCGCGAGCTGGCACCCGACCTTTACCACTCTCTGCGCTACCGGATCGTTGAGCTGAGCCCCGACAACCGGCGTCGCCAGGCCGATTCGCTGGCTGCCCATCGCCAGGTGGTCGACTGGTGTTCTCTGGCGGACCTCGCCGGCATGGAAGGGGTCTTCCTCTCCAATGAACTGGTCGATGCCTTCCCTGTTCACCTTGTGGAAAAGCGCGACGGGGAGCTGCGGGAGGTCTTCGTTGTCCGCACGGACGAGGGTTTCGGCGAAGAATTGCGGCCCCTTTCCTCCCCCTCGCTCGCCGCCCACTTCGAGTGGCTCGGTGTCGCCCCGGTAGAGGGAAACCGGGCCGAGGTCAACCTGGCGGCCCCGCGCTGGCTGCGCCAGGTGGCGCAGCTGTTGCGGCGCGGTTTCGTACTGACGATCGATTACGGCTACCCGGCGGCAGAGCTTTACGCCCCGTTCCGGCGTCAGGGAACCCTGCTCGCCTATCACCGACACCAGGCGAGCGACGACCTCTATCGCCTGGTCGGCCAGCAGGACCTGACCAGCCACGTCGACTTCACCAGCCTGCAACAGGCGGGGACGGAAGGGGGATTGACCACCCTTTACTTCGGGGAGCAGTACCGGTTTCTGATGAGCCTTGGGTTTGTCGAGGAACTGATCGCCCTGCAGGCCCGCGAGGAAGACCCGCGCCGGGCCCAGGCGCTGCGCATGACCCTGAAAAACCTGATCCTGCCCGAGGGCGGCATGGGGGAAACTTTCAAGGTGCTGCTGCAGGGGCGAGGCGTCGGTACTCCCGAACTCCTTTGCGCCCGACGTCTGCGGGACCTCCCCCTGCCGTCCCTGTGA